The nucleotide window ATATGTTCTGAAATTTCCGACAAATTCGATAACGAGACGAGGTTCGCCATGAAACGCATTACTGCCGTGATCAAACCGTTCAAGCTCGACGAAGTGCGCGAGGCGCTCGCCGAGGTGGGCCTCACGGGCCTGACCGTCACCGAGGTCAAGGGCTTCGGCCGCCAGAAGGGCCATACGGAGCTTTACCGCGGCGCCGAATACGTGGTCGACTTTCTGCCGAAGGTGAAGATCGAGGTGGTGGTCGCGAACGATCAGGCCGACCAGGTGATCGACGCGATCATCGGCGCGGCGCGCACGGGCAAGATCGGCGACGGCAAGATCTTCGTGACCGACGTGGAGCGCGTGATCCGCATCCGCACGGGCGAGGAGAACGAAGCGGCGGTTTGAGGCCGCTTGCTTTCGACTGCCGGTCCCCGAAGGACACGAAGCACCTGATGCACCAATAGAAAAGGGGACGGCGCCACTTTCGTGGCCCGTCCCCAGCATAAAAAACGGTGCGATACCCTTTCGGACATCGCACCGATACGCGCCTCTCGCAGCAGCGTGAAAACGTCGATGTAGCTGTTCTGTCTACACTCGCTTCAAATTAGAACGAGTGCTGGATACCTGCGTACACGCCAACCTGGCTGTGACCCGGAACCGGGTTGCCGGTGGCAGCCGCCGTACCGAAGTTGTTGGCGTTCAGGCCGA belongs to Paraburkholderia flagellata and includes:
- a CDS encoding P-II family nitrogen regulator translates to MKRITAVIKPFKLDEVREALAEVGLTGLTVTEVKGFGRQKGHTELYRGAEYVVDFLPKVKIEVVVANDQADQVIDAIIGAARTGKIGDGKIFVTDVERVIRIRTGEENEAAV